The following coding sequences are from one Bacteroidales bacterium WCE2008 window:
- a CDS encoding adenine phosphoribosyltransferase — translation MSIESLKSNIRTIPDFPIKGILFWDVTTLYKNADCIRELEDILYDLYKDKGITKVVGIESRGFVMGAALAVKLGAGFVLARKKGKLPAETLSVTYDKEYGKDTIEIHTDAIEPDDVVLIHDDLLATGGSALAASRLVEKFHPAKTYINFIIELVELNGRKVLPDGIEVTSIIQV, via the coding sequence ATGAGCATAGAATCACTAAAATCTAATATCAGAACGATTCCGGATTTCCCGATCAAGGGAATTCTGTTCTGGGATGTGACCACGCTTTATAAGAACGCTGACTGCATCAGGGAACTCGAAGATATTCTTTACGATCTTTACAAAGACAAAGGCATTACAAAGGTAGTCGGTATCGAATCCAGAGGATTCGTCATGGGTGCCGCCCTGGCCGTCAAGCTCGGCGCCGGTTTCGTGCTTGCCCGCAAGAAGGGCAAGCTTCCGGCAGAGACGCTGAGCGTGACATACGACAAGGAGTACGGCAAGGACACTATTGAAATCCATACCGATGCCATTGAACCTGACGACGTCGTACTGATCCATGATGACCTTCTCGCTACGGGAGGCTCCGCGCTCGCCGCTTCCAGACTCGTCGAGAAGTTCCATCCAGCCAAGACCTACATCAATTTTATTATAGAATTAGTAGAACTGAATGGAAGGAAAGTCCTTCCTGACGGTATAGAAGTTACGTCGATTATTCAGGTTTAA
- a CDS encoding putative MFS transporter, AGZA family, xanthine/uracil permease, with amino-acid sequence MSKFLEKAFGFDSQKHTVRTEILAGVTTFLTMAYILAVNPSIFGALDGMPNGAVFTATACAALIATLVMALYAKKPFALAPGMGLNAFFVYTVCLTMGYSWQFALTAVLIEGIIFVILSVTRIRTWLLNAIPLSLKKAIGAGIGLFIAFIGLQNAGIIANSDATLVVLGKITEGPALLAVIGVFITGALVILNVRGGMLIGIIATTIIGLFIKDPASGAAITKLGGFVSTPPSLDPIFCKFDFSQVFSLDMLAIVFTFLFIDMFDTMGTVIGVSQKAGMVDKDGNIPEAEKVFLADSIGTVAGACLGTSTTTTYVESSSGVAAGGRTGLTAFSVAVCFALALFLSPIFLAIPSAATAPALIIVGMMMMTPVIDIEWGDYREALPAFITMIFMPLAYSISDGILLGVITYVILNAITGKAKKISITMWVLAALFVLKYIFI; translated from the coding sequence ATGAGTAAATTCCTTGAAAAGGCTTTTGGCTTCGACAGCCAGAAGCACACAGTCCGTACAGAGATACTGGCTGGTGTTACCACTTTCCTGACGATGGCCTATATCCTGGCTGTCAATCCAAGCATCTTCGGCGCTCTTGACGGTATGCCAAACGGCGCCGTATTCACAGCTACAGCATGCGCTGCTCTCATCGCTACTCTTGTGATGGCCCTCTATGCAAAGAAACCGTTCGCCCTTGCCCCTGGTATGGGACTCAACGCTTTCTTCGTTTATACGGTCTGCCTCACTATGGGTTACAGCTGGCAGTTCGCCCTTACCGCAGTCCTGATCGAGGGTATCATCTTCGTGATCCTCTCCGTGACCAGAATCCGTACGTGGCTGCTCAATGCTATTCCTCTGTCCCTCAAGAAGGCAATCGGAGCGGGAATCGGTCTTTTCATCGCATTCATCGGTCTGCAGAACGCCGGAATCATCGCCAACTCTGACGCAACTCTCGTCGTTCTCGGCAAGATAACCGAAGGCCCGGCTCTTCTCGCCGTCATCGGCGTATTCATCACCGGCGCTCTCGTTATCCTCAATGTCCGCGGCGGAATGCTTATCGGTATCATAGCTACGACAATCATCGGTCTGTTCATCAAGGATCCTGCATCAGGCGCCGCAATCACGAAGCTTGGCGGCTTTGTCTCTACACCTCCAAGCCTGGATCCGATATTCTGCAAGTTCGATTTCAGCCAGGTATTCTCTCTGGACATGCTCGCAATCGTGTTCACCTTCCTCTTCATCGATATGTTCGATACCATGGGAACGGTCATCGGAGTATCCCAGAAGGCCGGAATGGTTGACAAGGACGGTAATATTCCTGAGGCCGAGAAGGTATTCCTTGCTGACTCTATCGGTACTGTCGCAGGAGCATGCCTCGGTACCTCTACTACGACGACCTACGTGGAAAGCTCCTCAGGTGTCGCAGCTGGCGGACGTACAGGTCTTACGGCATTCAGCGTCGCAGTCTGCTTCGCTCTTGCCTTGTTCCTTTCTCCTATCTTCCTGGCTATCCCGAGCGCAGCTACGGCTCCTGCCCTTATCATTGTCGGAATGATGATGATGACCCCGGTGATTGATATCGAGTGGGGCGACTACCGCGAGGCTCTTCCTGCATTCATAACCATGATATTCATGCCTCTTGCCTACAGTATCTCCGATGGTATTCTCCTTGGCGTGATCACTTACGTAATCCTTAATGCGATTACCGGAAAGGCAAAGAAGATTTCAATCACGATGTGGGTTCTTGCTGCACTTTTCGTGCTCAAGTATATCTTCATCTAA
- a CDS encoding lipid A biosynthesis acyltransferase has product MAETGHKAWQGKTDGTPWMQRSLIALFRVFPLWLLYGLMGLVIPFYMMFAPGFGASYRFFRKRIGKGPVSSFLHVYKNEFELGMVVLDRFAAYGGKNFKVEVEGRDIFDGLCAKESGFIMLTAHVGNFEMVGYTLSSGKTVNALVFGGETDTIKSNRSKVFGRTNVKVLPISGDMSHIFLMNDALSRGEIVSISGDRSTDSGRTISCPFMGENARFPLGPFKLAAVREIPVIAAYSLKTGMSRYKVYVEALPEYTGKENKIQFLADSYAASLEKIARKYPDQWYNFYDFWK; this is encoded by the coding sequence TTGGCTGAGACCGGACATAAGGCCTGGCAGGGCAAGACTGACGGAACTCCTTGGATGCAGCGATCTCTGATCGCTTTGTTCAGGGTGTTCCCGCTATGGCTTCTGTACGGACTTATGGGCCTTGTGATCCCTTTCTACATGATGTTCGCTCCGGGATTCGGAGCCTCCTACAGGTTCTTCCGGAAGCGTATAGGCAAGGGGCCTGTAAGCTCTTTCCTGCACGTCTATAAGAACGAATTCGAGCTGGGAATGGTAGTGCTTGACAGGTTTGCCGCATATGGGGGCAAGAACTTCAAGGTAGAAGTGGAAGGACGGGACATCTTCGACGGACTCTGCGCGAAGGAATCCGGCTTCATCATGCTTACGGCCCATGTCGGCAACTTCGAGATGGTAGGATATACCCTCAGCAGCGGAAAGACGGTCAACGCTCTCGTCTTCGGAGGCGAGACGGATACGATCAAAAGCAACCGTTCCAAGGTCTTCGGACGCACTAACGTGAAGGTCCTCCCGATATCCGGGGACATGTCCCATATTTTCCTGATGAACGACGCTCTTTCCCGCGGGGAGATCGTAAGCATCAGCGGAGACCGTTCGACGGATTCCGGAAGGACGATATCATGTCCTTTCATGGGAGAGAACGCCAGATTCCCTCTGGGGCCGTTCAAGCTTGCGGCCGTAAGGGAAATCCCCGTGATAGCTGCGTATTCCCTCAAGACCGGGATGTCAAGGTACAAGGTCTATGTGGAGGCTCTCCCGGAATACACGGGAAAGGAGAATAAGATCCAGTTCCTTGCCGACAGCTATGCCGCTTCGCTTGAAAAGATAGCCCGGAAATATCCGGACCAGTGGTATAATTTTTATGATTTCTGGAAATAG
- a CDS encoding Fimbrillin-like has protein sequence MKITTTWAVAILAAAATFAGCTKEAPSGKPFIVKVADTKGQAISAVNSFKMVGIQGTDAPWISDYLFTKQQDAWISTDHSDLRWPGGSATHTFYGVSDNTAEVPDIIDGKFEYTVPESFANQKDLLVSKNEDHPDGETVLLNFKHALSSVRFKVGFDKASRFGDSDYHIKITRITLYHIATKGTFDFAGFDSNPWTVNPDDAEYRDIVIDLKEPVEFTPTPVSGYTLLDSRYIDSDAIGEIYVMPQKPTAWDTDGTEGHPLKDSYIGVTCQLYEYMGGQTFYDYYGLDEDSDEDEYDDAKELYIDDGGQLSTDNDDWLNDPMISVWIPTSDDYSMNVYLKSHLDYRNQEAAANGTSDNVEELFIPLTMANGFGFNKTNTLNIGIDKVKKSNGRDLFQEIQIIIPIEP, from the coding sequence ATGAAAATAACAACCACTTGGGCAGTCGCCATATTGGCGGCCGCAGCCACTTTTGCGGGCTGCACAAAAGAGGCTCCTTCGGGAAAACCATTCATCGTTAAAGTCGCCGACACAAAGGGACAGGCGATCAGCGCCGTGAACTCTTTCAAAATGGTAGGTATCCAGGGAACGGACGCTCCATGGATTTCTGACTACCTGTTCACAAAACAGCAGGACGCCTGGATTTCCACAGACCACTCTGATCTCAGATGGCCGGGAGGCAGCGCGACCCACACTTTCTACGGGGTTAGCGACAATACCGCAGAAGTGCCGGACATCATTGACGGCAAGTTCGAATACACCGTACCGGAATCCTTCGCCAACCAGAAAGACCTTCTTGTATCCAAGAACGAAGACCATCCGGACGGCGAGACCGTATTGCTGAATTTCAAGCATGCGCTGTCCTCAGTCAGGTTCAAAGTCGGATTCGACAAGGCCAGCAGATTCGGAGACAGCGACTACCATATCAAGATCACCAGAATCACTCTTTACCATATAGCCACGAAGGGAACATTCGACTTCGCCGGCTTCGACTCGAACCCATGGACAGTCAATCCTGACGATGCCGAGTACAGAGACATCGTAATCGACCTGAAGGAGCCTGTGGAATTCACACCGACTCCGGTGTCAGGATACACTCTTCTGGACAGCCGCTACATCGACAGCGATGCCATCGGAGAGATCTACGTGATGCCGCAGAAGCCTACTGCATGGGACACGGACGGAACAGAAGGACATCCTCTGAAAGACAGCTATATCGGAGTCACCTGTCAGCTTTATGAATATATGGGAGGCCAGACTTTCTATGATTACTACGGCCTGGATGAGGATTCCGACGAGGATGAATATGACGATGCGAAAGAGCTTTACATCGATGATGGCGGCCAGCTCAGCACTGACAACGACGACTGGCTTAACGACCCTATGATCAGCGTCTGGATTCCGACATCTGACGATTACTCCATGAATGTCTACCTCAAGAGTCATCTGGACTACAGAAACCAGGAGGCGGCAGCAAACGGCACTTCTGACAACGTCGAGGAACTCTTCATCCCGCTGACCATGGCCAATGGATTCGGGTTCAACAAGACCAATACGCTGAACATCGGAATAGACAAGGTCAAGAAGTCAAACGGACGCGACCTCTTCCAGGAAATCCAGATTATCATCCCTATTGAACCATAA
- a CDS encoding acyl carrier protein, translating to MTIQEIQETVTGFLTEELEIDGSKISGDARLKEDLGIDSLEIVDVVVYVDQAFGFKMRPEDFREIKTFDDFCKHIETKIG from the coding sequence ATGACTATTCAAGAGATTCAAGAAACAGTAACGGGTTTCCTGACAGAAGAACTCGAAATCGACGGATCCAAGATCTCCGGCGACGCCCGCCTCAAGGAAGATCTCGGTATAGACAGCCTGGAGATCGTGGACGTGGTTGTCTATGTCGACCAGGCCTTCGGCTTCAAGATGAGGCCGGAAGACTTCCGCGAGATCAAGACATTCGATGATTTCTGCAAACATATAGAGACGAAAATTGGCTGA
- a CDS encoding O-methyltransferase: MNLFPNVEEAYTKEHLSARYAQRLAEYIAFGPIVFQASRMMLEFGILDMLRDNGLTISEVAEKAGISEYAAKVLLEASLSIGTVLVDKETDRFSLSKTGWFLLNDPATRVNMDFNHYVNYEGFYRLEESLRNGKPEGLKHFGDWPTLYEGLSSLPERVRESWLAFDHFYSDHSFDSALEIVFGFKPRNIIDVGGNTGRWATECVKYDPDVNVTIIDLPQQLGLMREATKDVTGADRIHGVPMNMLDQSAAFPEGLDADVIWMSQFLDCFSEDQIFSILSRAAKIMTDKTRLCIMETFWDRQRFEPASFCLTMTSLYFTAMANGNSKMYHSDDMISIINKAGLEIETIHDGLGQGHSILVCKLIR, from the coding sequence ATGAATCTATTCCCTAATGTTGAAGAAGCATACACAAAGGAGCATCTCTCCGCAAGGTATGCCCAGCGGCTCGCAGAATATATAGCGTTCGGACCAATTGTCTTCCAGGCCAGCAGAATGATGCTGGAATTCGGTATTCTCGATATGCTGAGGGATAACGGACTGACTATCTCTGAAGTGGCGGAAAAAGCCGGAATATCGGAATATGCCGCAAAGGTGCTTCTGGAAGCGTCGCTTTCTATCGGAACTGTGCTGGTGGACAAAGAAACGGACAGATTCAGCCTTTCCAAGACAGGATGGTTCCTTCTCAATGATCCTGCTACCAGAGTCAACATGGACTTCAACCACTATGTCAACTATGAGGGATTCTACCGGCTGGAGGAGTCGTTGCGTAACGGTAAGCCGGAAGGCCTGAAGCATTTCGGAGACTGGCCGACCCTTTATGAGGGCCTGTCATCCCTTCCTGAAAGAGTCCGCGAGAGCTGGCTTGCCTTCGACCATTTCTATTCTGACCATTCATTCGACAGCGCCCTGGAGATCGTCTTCGGATTCAAGCCGCGCAACATAATCGATGTCGGCGGAAATACCGGCCGGTGGGCTACCGAATGCGTCAAATACGATCCGGATGTGAATGTGACCATAATCGACCTTCCGCAGCAGCTCGGGCTTATGCGCGAGGCTACGAAAGACGTCACGGGGGCAGACAGGATCCATGGCGTCCCTATGAATATGCTGGACCAGTCGGCTGCCTTCCCTGAAGGGCTGGATGCCGATGTTATCTGGATGAGCCAGTTCCTTGACTGCTTCTCCGAGGATCAGATATTCAGCATCCTCAGCCGCGCCGCCAAGATCATGACGGACAAGACCAGACTCTGTATCATGGAGACGTTCTGGGACCGTCAGAGATTCGAGCCGGCATCATTCTGCCTTACTATGACTAGCCTTTACTTTACAGCTATGGCAAACGGCAACTCGAAGATGTATCATTCCGATGATATGATCTCGATCATAAACAAGGCCGGACTGGAAATTGAGACCATCCATGACGGACTTGGCCAGGGACACAGCATTCTAGTATGTAAACTTATCAGATAA
- a CDS encoding Fimbrillin-like encodes MKKIRLAAFLALSITACTPKDNATAETAGERWYFTFSTEELTVRSAPENSLTGSVGISAYISDTEDISGRPEYMWNEEVVRSGAGWNTLNSFQKPEAGRHLRFQAYYPYAPQTGTPAIRLSDSSVSGPMSLEYEVPSDVAGQIDLMTGESPVLSTDAENKDVPVTMYHRLSAIRFVTGDIGLAGTIRSISLINVHKKGAYRIGDEGWSLDSGTDGVFSVYPDYVVEGVTLAEDPDGRQEVAGGDNTFIMLPQPIPDEARLQIRYEAEIDGVTDIHVLETKLKSKNIQEWQWGKIYTYQISVVSLALEYETFVHDWEPGVQADVDIII; translated from the coding sequence ATGAAGAAGATTAGACTTGCCGCATTCCTGGCCCTGTCGATTACTGCATGCACTCCGAAAGACAATGCCACTGCAGAGACAGCCGGGGAAAGATGGTACTTCACTTTTTCCACAGAAGAACTTACAGTCCGGAGCGCTCCGGAGAACTCCCTGACCGGAAGTGTGGGCATATCGGCCTACATTTCCGATACAGAGGACATCTCCGGGCGGCCGGAATATATGTGGAATGAAGAAGTCGTCAGAAGCGGCGCCGGTTGGAACACGCTCAACAGTTTCCAGAAACCGGAAGCCGGCAGACACCTCAGATTCCAGGCATACTACCCTTATGCTCCCCAGACAGGCACGCCGGCGATCAGGCTATCCGATTCATCCGTCTCCGGCCCCATGTCGCTGGAATATGAAGTCCCTTCGGACGTGGCCGGCCAGATCGACCTGATGACCGGAGAATCTCCGGTTCTGAGCACCGACGCAGAGAACAAAGATGTGCCCGTCACCATGTACCACAGGCTGTCCGCGATCCGGTTCGTCACCGGAGACATCGGCCTTGCCGGAACGATCAGGAGCATCTCTCTGATAAATGTCCATAAAAAAGGCGCATACAGGATCGGCGATGAAGGGTGGTCTCTGGACAGCGGGACCGACGGAGTATTTTCCGTCTATCCGGATTATGTAGTAGAAGGAGTCACTCTCGCGGAAGACCCGGATGGCCGGCAGGAAGTCGCCGGAGGCGACAATACCTTTATCATGCTCCCCCAGCCTATCCCGGATGAAGCCCGGCTCCAGATCCGGTATGAGGCCGAGATAGACGGAGTAACGGACATCCACGTCCTGGAGACGAAACTTAAGAGCAAGAACATCCAGGAATGGCAGTGGGGCAAGATCTATACTTACCAGATATCCGTAGTCTCCCTGGCCCTCGAATACGAGACATTCGTGCATGACTGGGAGCCGGGAGTACAGGCCGATGTCGATATCATCATTTAA
- a CDS encoding Fimbrillin-like: MTAYPEGYPVTFDISIEGTPLTRGSRLDASGIDKYGVFGILGKKVFASNVVFQRNADGTWSQDKPLTTPEGNVNFYAVNASFAKISAGGVMDKLTMNSSRQTFTYTVPESSEDQFDLMYSSSIGVNVYENGGRTGLSFRPALSALNFTIINKMEEDCTVTVGGISVYNMIDSGTFTFDATTSNTGTWKEGTTRGKMVRIFDEPFEVSRTKQYLVDKDTLFLVIPQPKTTKWKTKDTSPVSTLEADMEGHVYIKLLCKIKNANGHYVLGSDSTYGDVYLPANILKTTEGKTVTYSITFSGGYDSEGQPMSFGSGFDIDVDPWTYGNDTPEDMEF; the protein is encoded by the coding sequence ATGACAGCCTATCCTGAAGGATACCCTGTCACGTTCGACATATCGATAGAAGGCACTCCCCTTACCCGCGGCTCACGTCTGGATGCTTCCGGCATTGACAAATACGGAGTTTTCGGTATTCTCGGAAAGAAAGTCTTCGCGTCAAACGTAGTCTTCCAACGGAATGCAGATGGTACCTGGAGTCAGGACAAGCCTCTCACGACCCCTGAAGGAAATGTCAACTTCTATGCGGTGAACGCATCCTTTGCAAAGATATCCGCAGGCGGAGTCATGGATAAGCTGACCATGAATTCATCCAGACAGACATTCACCTATACCGTACCGGAAAGTTCCGAAGACCAGTTCGACCTTATGTATTCTTCGTCTATCGGAGTCAATGTGTATGAGAACGGAGGAAGGACCGGACTGAGTTTCAGACCGGCATTATCCGCCCTGAACTTCACAATAATCAACAAGATGGAGGAAGATTGCACAGTAACTGTCGGCGGAATATCGGTATATAACATGATTGATTCAGGCACCTTCACATTCGATGCCACCACCTCGAACACCGGGACCTGGAAAGAAGGGACAACCCGCGGGAAGATGGTACGTATCTTTGACGAGCCTTTCGAGGTATCAAGGACAAAGCAGTATCTCGTAGACAAGGATACTCTTTTTCTCGTGATTCCCCAGCCGAAGACCACCAAATGGAAGACCAAGGACACAAGTCCTGTCTCCACTCTGGAGGCCGACATGGAAGGTCATGTTTACATAAAGCTTCTCTGCAAGATAAAGAATGCCAACGGACATTATGTCCTCGGATCGGATTCCACGTACGGCGATGTTTATTTGCCGGCCAACATATTAAAGACGACTGAAGGAAAGACGGTCACTTACTCCATCACTTTTTCCGGCGGCTATGACAGCGAAGGACAACCGATGTCGTTCGGTTCAGGCTTCGATATAGACGTCGACCCCTGGACCTACGGAAACGACACTCCGGAGGACATGGAATTTTAG